From the genome of Streptomyces sp. JH34:
CCGGCGGGTGCGGCGGCGGGCACGTGCGGTCCGGCCAGCAGGGCACGGCCGACGATCAGCAGGGACAGTCCGCCGTTCAGCAGGCCTCCCGCGACGTCCGTCGGATGGTGCATCCCCCGGTACATCCGGGCGAGGCCCACCAGGAGCGGCACGAGCAGCAGCAGCACCGCCACGGGCCTGCGCCACGGCCCCTTGGCCCGGTGCAGGACCAGGACCGCGAGGCCGGCGTAGAGAGCGGTCGCCGCACCGGTGTGTCCGGAGGTGTAGCTGGAGGTGGGGGGCGAGGCGTCGAGGCGTTCGACGTCGGGCCGGTTGCGGTCCACCGCTTCGGTGACGGTGAGGAAGACCAGGGACTGGAGCGAGACGGCGACGGCGAGGAAGAGCGCGTCACGCCATCGGGGAAGCCTGGGGACCAGCAGCAGGAAGAGGCAGGCGAGGAGGGTGCCCGCGACGACCGTGACGGTGTTTCCGGCCTCGGACACGACGAGGGACACCGTGTCGAGCGTGCCGGTGCGGGCCCGCTCCAGTGCGTCGGTGACCCCGTCCTCGTACGTCAGCGGCCACACCCGGGCCCCGGGCCCGGTGATCAGGAGCCCGAGTCCCACCATCAGGGCGGCCTGGCAGACCGCCGCCGAGGCGATGACTCCGACGGCCCGGCCCATGCCCCCGGCGGTGTCCGCGGCACGGGGCGGGCACTCGACGACGTCGTGCGGGCGGTCCGGGCCGGAGCGGGACGGCATGGGCCGGGGTGGCCCGTCGGAGAGGGCTGCGGGTCTTTCCGGTATCTCGGTCGGCATGGCGTTCCCGTCGCTGCGGTGGGTCCCCTCGGGCCACGAGGGGGCCGGGGCTCCCGGCGTCTCGCCGTCTTCCCTCTCCGCGCATCTCCAGACCTGGCACCGGGCCCGTATCTCGCCGTCCTTCCGGCGCGGGCCGGTGATCCTTCCCGGTCGCAGCCCCCCGGGATCGGTCATAAGCTGCCGAGGCCGACACCGTGTGACCGGCACAGGCCTGACCAGGACTTCCGTCCCCACGGACAGCCGGGCCGTGTACACCCGGGAGGACACAGGGCCGACCGGGAAGAACCGCACCGATGACCTGCCCGCACGTGGGCAGGAGAGCGGGAACACCGCACGTACCGTGCGGACACGGCGCACATCGAGGGAAGGAGCAGCCCGATGCCGGACGAAGGACGCGGAGACGACGTCTACCAGCCCGACGGATCGGACACCGACAACCCGCCCACGGACGACCTCGACCCCGAGAACGTCATCGACGAACCCGACCTCGACGAGACGCTCGACACCGGCTACTCCCCACCGGAGAAGCCCCTCGGCGTCACCAAGTACGGGACCACGGGCGAGGAACAGCGCGAAGGCGAGTCCCTCGACCGCCGCCTGGCGCAGGAGGTGCCCGAGGACGACCCGCTGCTCGCCGACGAACCCCACGAAGGCCCCGAGGACAACGGCCCCGAGGAGGACGACGCCGGTACCGAACGCGCCGGACGCCTCACCACCACGGACGAGGCACCCGGGGCCCGGTCCAACAACAGGACCCTGGGACGCGACGTCGGCATCGACGGGGGCGCGGCGACCGCCGAGGAGGCCGCACTCCACATCCAGGAGGACGACGAAGCCTGAGGCGTGGCGCGTGCCGGAGGCGGTACCGGAGCGGTCCGGTACCGCCTCCGACGTGTGTCCGGAGCGCCCGGCGCGCCCTCCGGGCGTCCCGGACCGCCGAGGCACCGCGCGCCTCGGCCCCGTCCTCTCGGCCACCGGCCGCCGCCCGGCCCTCCTATGCACCTCGCCCGCCGCCTATGCGTCCTGCCGCCCGAGACATGGCACAGCCGGCCCGGGGACGGTTCAACTGAATCCCGAGAACCCGGAACCGGTCGACTGCACATCACCCACACGGGAGGCGTCCGATGACAACACCTCTGGCCGATTACGCACAGTTCGCCGGAAAACGGATCGCGATCGTCGAGCACATGCAGAACCACCCCTTCGTCCTGGGGCTGCGGCAGGCCCAGGAACAC
Proteins encoded in this window:
- a CDS encoding DUF5709 domain-containing protein gives rise to the protein MPDEGRGDDVYQPDGSDTDNPPTDDLDPENVIDEPDLDETLDTGYSPPEKPLGVTKYGTTGEEQREGESLDRRLAQEVPEDDPLLADEPHEGPEDNGPEEDDAGTERAGRLTTTDEAPGARSNNRTLGRDVGIDGGAATAEEAALHIQEDDEA